GTGCCTGGAGCAGATAACCCCTTCCcgctgggtgctgggtgctgtgccGAGCCCACCTCCCGGGGACGTGGCTGGGGGCTGCTTTTGCACAGCGAAATGGAGGATGCCAGGGAGACCCATCGCGccgggagctgggctggggagagccctGCCAGAGGAGGGGAGGCCTGGGGGGGTACAGCTAAGCTCTGCCCAAAATGCTGAGGCACCGGTCCCCGTGGCCTCCCCGGGACTGACGGCAGTGGGGGGATGCTGGGTGCTGGGCTTGGCATCTCTCCCTGTGCCTGGGATGCAAAGGGGACAGGCTGCAAGctggtttggggggtttgggggctgagggtgcaggcagggagccctgcctgcagcctgtggggacagccctggggaaggggtgCCACTGAGCGCTGCCTGCTCTTGTGACTTCCCAGAGGACTCATGAGAGCCTGAGTCTCGCCTGTCCCCATGTCCGACCCTGCGAGCGCCTTATCTCACTGTTGCCAAACGGTGTGACAgccagggaaactgaggcacaggacCGGAGGTGCCAGGAGTTGTGTGTCCCTGCCTCTGCTCCGGCCCCCTGggctctgcctgtccccagccctcctgacgctcctgcctgctgccctgcccctAGGTACCACCCCAGCCGCCAAGATGTCCAGCAAACGTGCCAAAGCCAAGACCACCAAGAAGCGCCCTCAGCGTGCCACCTCCAACGTCTTCGCCATGTTTGACCAGTCGCAGATCCAGGAGTTCAAGGAAGCCTTCAACATGATCGACCAGAACCGCGACGGCTTCATTGACAAGGAGGATCTGCACGACATGCTGGCTTCCCTCGGTGAGGAGATCCTTCCCTCGTGCCTCCACGTGTCCCTTAGCCCCTCTGCCCTCAATGCCTCCTCGGCAAgtggggagagctgctgggtGACCTAGTGCCTCACACCCAGCGTTGAAGACCAGCTTTGGTGGGATGCCATTGAGGCACAGCCCTCCTGCTTTGGGCCAGCCCGATGCTGGATGCAAAATCTGGGGGGGGGGATTTCTCTGCTGGAGTGTCCAGCACCAGTTGACCGTAGAAGGTGCGTTTGTGGAGGCACCCAAGGGCAGCAGCTTGGTGTGTTGCTCTCACAGCCGTGCTCACTAGAAGGGAAGAGACCCTTGGGGTTGGAGAAGCTCTGCCCTAGGAGCAACCACCAGCCGCAGCCATTGAGTAATTGCGTAGTCTCACTCCAGAATATTGCCTGGGGTCGTCCCCTGCACGACAAAGCCCTCCTGTTGCTCTCGGCGTGGGTGACAGAAGAGGCCGGTCCCTGCACCAGTATAATACCTCGGCCAGTTGAGACTTGCAGGTCTGGCCGCGCTCCCCACCTGGAGCCCGTTCTTCGCTGCAGGCCACGGCTCCCACCTCCACTCCCTGCGGTACCTCCATGGCGCTTTGGGAGGTCTGTCAATGATTGACCCGGCAGCCAAACCTGTTCTGGAGGTCCTGCCCGGCCGTGGGAGGGACCTCCCTCCTCCCCGTGAGCCGTAgctctgggagcagagaggggccGGGCGCTGGGGGCACGCGGGCCTCAGCAGAGGAGGTTAAACCATCCCTGGTGCCTCCATGGTAGGAGCAGTGCTAGGGACATCAGCAGCACGAGGCTCGTGTGGGGACATTGCTGCCCCTCTCCTTGGGTGGTGCTGGGTGTCCGCTGCCAGGGGCACGGGGAAAAGCCGTGGGTTTAGTTCCTGGTAACCCCCAGATGAATTCCTGCATCTCCCTTGAGGCTGAGCTTGGCAGAGCTTGGTTCCAGGTGGCCTCCGGCATGGATTAAAGCATGGGGAGAGATGCGGGGGGGGAGCACCCGGCACTACGGAAACTCCCTTCCCTTGTCCGTGGGGTGGGTGAACATGTGCCAGCAAATTCAtttgcaatgaagaaaaaaccaGCTGGCTGGGTGCATGGGCTGGCCATGgggatgggtgctgggggggaACAGGGCCCTGCACCCACACCCCTGTCTGTGTCCGGCAGGGAAGAACCCCACCGACGAGTACCTGGAGGGCATGATGAGCGAGGCGCCGGGACCCATCAACTTCACCATGTTCCTCACCATGTTTGGGGAGAAGCTGAATGGCACCGACCCAGAGGATGTCATCCGCAACGCCTTTGCCTGCTTCGACGAGGAGGCGTCAGGTACGGGCACTGCCTGCACGGCCCcatgctgcctgcctgggcGCTTTCCCCCTCAGGCACGCAGCCAGGACGAGGGCTGGGGCCAAATCCTTGGGGACAGTCCCCGAGCAGCTCCAGAGTGGGAGAGCTGGGCAGGCAGAAGTGTCTTCGGGAGAGGCGGGGAAGGTCCTGCCGCTCGGCCCTCCCGCAGTGTCCCCTGCTAACCCCACCCCTGCCGTCCCTGCAGGCTTCATTCATGAGGACCATCTGCGTGAGCTGCTGACCACCATGGGAGACAGGTTCACCGACGAGGAGGTGGATGAGATGTACCGGGAGGCGCCCATCGACAAGAAGGGCAACTTCAACTACGTGGAGTTCACCCGCATCCTGAAGCATGGGGCCAAGGACAAGGACGATTAGAGCCCGGGGCCGCTCaccccctctgcctcctcctgcacacGCCTCCCGCCCCTCGGCCCCCCTTGCTGCCCCAAGGCAGGCTCCCCCCATGGGAAACACCTCCTAGGACCAGCACCCCGCATCGGGTCACGCTTGGAGGGGAAGCGCTCCCGTCACTGCGCCGCTGTGTGCCCATCCATCAGCCCCAGACCTCCCCTCCCATCGCCTCTCCCACTCACAGGCTCACCCCGCTGGGAcccccagcctggctgtgaCCCCCCCCCAGGCAGCCGTTGACCCCCTCGAAGCCACCATGCCGCTGGTCCCTGGGGCCAGGGTGAGCATCCCAGGTGAGCGCTGGCCTGCGGGGATTTTGGCTGGCTCGAGCCTGAGTGATCCCCGTCTCGGGGCCGTAGCACAGAGAGAAAGcatctctcccctctcctcctgcactcCCTTCCTTCATGAAAGAAAACTCACTTTGTTTCCTCCTCCCTGGCTGTTTTATGGCTTTAGAGCCTGTGATCTGAGGGATTCGGGAAGCCGAAGCGGTGTATAAAACCTGATGGGTGTGATATGGAGACGTGCTGTGTGTGGCTCCCTCGTGGACTggtgccgtgccgtgccgtgccacgCTGCCCGCCTGCCTGGTGGGTTTGGGGGGCGGGTTTGGGCACCGCATCTCCCCACCTCACTGCCGTTGCCAGCCGGGGCCCCTTCCAGCAGGGCAGCCTGTTTTCGAAGCCAAATAGCTCCCAACCCGCGTAAAATCAGCTTGATCatcattttctgcctttgctgatGGGCTGAGGGTCGCTCTGCTCGGCCCCCGTGTCGGGGCGGGCAGACGGGTGGGCTGAGATACAGTTGGCAAGGTGCCGGCCACACTCCCCCCATCAGCTGGTTCGGGGTCCCAGGGGCTCGGCCGCCCTTTTGCATCACCCTGAGCGGGCAGGGGTCGGGGTAAGAGACAGGGAGGGTAAGAAATGGGGAGGGGGGCTGTGCCCTTGGTTTAGTTATTTATCACCACCCTAACAAGGATGTGGGAGCGTGGGGGGCTCCCGCCTTGCAAAGCTACTGTCTTAAGTGCTGCTTGAAGTCAGCCCATCTCCCTGCCCTGGAAGGAtgagttttctgcatttctttatttaaaatggggGAAAATGTGGCGACAAACCCACAGAACCTGGCGGGGGCACAGTGCATGCCGGAGTTGCTCCCAGCGCACTGGGAAAGCTTGGATGGGGTCTGCGGGAGCTCTGTGGGTGCGTGCTGCTGGGATCAGAGGGGTCAGCAGCCCCATCTGTGCTCAGAGAGCTGCCAGGCCCCAGGCGATGCTCTCACCGGGGAGATGACCCACGGTTGAAAAGCTTCTCCTTGGTTCTCGGTGCTTCTATTTCCCAGGCACTGCCAACACAAGGAAAGATGAACTAAATTATCAGGGACACGGAGATGTGAAAAGCTGAACACGTGCTCCCCAGGGTCATGGCTCGTGCTCTGCAGCAACAGCCCCAAACCAGCCCACCTCCAGGCTCGCAGATGCCAAGCTCCTTCCCTAACTCCCTGCTGTACCAGGGAAAAACCTACAGTTCTCCCACTTCCAGAGCAAAGTCCCAGGCCTGAAGGCTGCTGGAGGGCACGACGCTTTTTAAAAAGCCCCCTTTACTGCGACGCACACCAAAGTGAACGTCTCACAGACGTCACTTTGGGGCAGATGGGCTGATCCTGGAGATAAACCGAGTGGCGTGGGAAAGGGCCTCCAGCTTCTGCAAGGTCTCTGCCACGCTGCGGGCAAACTATCTTCTGGAGGCAGCTGCGTCCGGGAGCGACATTCAGCCCCACTGACCCCAAAGGATCGGCTTGTGTGACCAGCCCAGGTTCTCCCAGTGTCGGGAGTGGGATGCACTTGGTGGCTGGCCACCACCAGCTGCGGGCACTGCTGGCCcccagcagagagctgctccagcgtggggctTTCAGAAGTGCTGTCTCAAGCAGCTACTAAAGCTGCTGGGTCTGAGCTGCCCCCTTCACCGGCACGGCCGTGGTTACACTGCAGGACTCTCAGGAGAGGGCATCCTTCAACCCTGATGCCAGCAAAGTAGAGGAACTTTGTTAGTGGACACTGGGCTACGTATGGGAAGAGTAAATATGGCCCTTGCAAAACCGAGTCCTGCCTCCCCCACCTCCTGGAGCTCTTTGCAGGTGGATCAAGAAGTTATTTGGGTAAGAAAGATGGGGCTGTCTTGCAGGACTTCAGAGGCTGAGTGAAAAGCACCGAAATGCAGGTGCAGTCGTAGGTGGGTTGATGGAAAGTGAAGCACATGGGGAAGATCAACTCTGACTTCACGGGTGAGACAACAGGCTCCAAGTGCCCCGAGACAGCCCCAAGGAAAGGTCAGAGCTCAGCGGCTGtcaaaatcaagaaaaaaaggagaaagaaaatcacatgCTAGGAATTactaggaaaagaaaggagattaAAAGAGAGACCACTGTTCGGCCGTTGCCTACGTCCTTTTATTGCCCACACCTTGaatataaaaaagagagagagccAAAGTGGAAGTGTCCTGAGAAGGGCAACTGGGAGGTTTGGCAGCACGGACCAGCCTCCATCCGAGGAGGCCCCGGGCAGGCTGAACTCTCTGGCCTGGCAAGGAGACGTGGGAGTGGGGTGGCAGCGTGGGGATGGTGCTGCTTCCCACCCCTCCCTGGGCTGCGCATGGGCATCACCAGACACGCAGGAGCCATGTCTGGCTCAGGGTGTCTGTGGCCACGAGCATCTCTCCCACGGGCTCTGTTCTCACCCTCTTTCAGCACCTGCTTCTAGCCACGGTGGGAGACAGGACGCCGGCAGGCATGCCAGTTCATCCAGCAATGCTCAGAGCCCTTTCTACGCTTCGTTATTTTTTCTCAGTCCTGATACTAACTGAGCCCCTTCCCCTGGTTTTGCTCAGCTGTTGGCTTCCCGGCTTTTCCAGCGGTGCAGAGGCCGGAGGGCAGCCCGTCTGATCACATCGGCTCACATCGTCCATCAGCTGATGCTCTTGGGAGGCCCCTGGTGCCACCAACACAAGCAGATGGGGCAGTTCTGTGCTGTCAGCTGTGCGTTCCCCAAAAACACTTCATCCACTTTGGTCAACCGCTTCAtccaaagagggagaaagaaacatCAGCAAACCCCCAAACTATTTGgacccatgtgaacctcatgaagttcaaccaggccaagtgcaaggtcctgcacctgggttggggcaatccctAGTACCAGCACAGACTGGGGGCTGGATgggttgagagcagccctgcggagaaggacttgggggtactggtgggtGACAAATTGGAcgtgagctggcaatgtgcgcttgcagcccagaaggccaacaggatcctgggctgcatcaaaagcagcgtggccagcaggtcgacCTGACCTGACTCGGTCATTTCAAAGGTATTAAATAGCACCAAACTAAAACTAgacatttaatttcagaagcGCTtgcttggggcaggggggcaccACGTTAAGAAAATAACCATCCTTTTGGGTCAATCTAAAAGAGCTGCTCACAGtggaaaagtgtttcctgatgttcagagggacccTCCTGTGTGCCCGTTGGTGCCCACGGCCTCTGGTCCTGTCCCcgggcaccactgagaagagcctggctccgtccccTCTGCACCTTCCCTCCAGGGATTCATACACACCGATGAGATACCCCTgagcctgctctgctccaggctgaacagtcccagctctctcagcctctcctcgtagcagagatgctccagtcccttcctCACCTTTGCGGCCCTTCGCTGCACTCTCTCCGGTATGTCCCTGTCTCTCTggtactggggagcccagcactggacccagTGCTCCAGgggtggcctcaccagtgcagagcggaggggaaggatcacctccctccacccgCTGTGACACTCCTCCTAACGCAGCCCAGGACACCGTTCGCCGCCTTTGCCGCAAGGGCACGTTGCCGGCTCGTGTTCAGTgtggtgtccaccaggacccccagggccttttccGGCAAGCTTTagctttccagctgggcagcccctggcacatcctggtgcctggggttgttcttccccaggggcaggactttgcatttctcctcgttgaacttcatgaggttcctgttggcccatttcttCAGCTCTTGCTCCTGCTGTTACACACAGCCCGGCCAGGGgcccaggagcagccctgggtGCTCTGGGTGGCAGCTCCTGTTGTCTCAGCTCTCCCCATGGGAATTATTCCCTCCTTTAGCCTGAACAAGAGCTGTCTATGCAGCCCAGGGGGCTTCCTCCAAACCCTGACCCAGGAGTGTTGTTCTCCAGCGCTGTGAGCTCCATCCTGATGTCCTCAGAGCACCACGGCTCCTGTTTCCATGTCCAATGATGCAGGTTATGGGACTATCAAAGAGGCAAAGGATAAGGCAGTACCCACTGAGAGAGGGTCTGCCCTGCCCTGTGGTCTCCGAGAAGGGCAACGGGAACGGCAGAGCTGCCCCAcgggaaggggcaggaggagatggaggggcTGTGGTGCCCAAGTGTGGGGCTCCAGCGCTGGAGCCGGGCAGAGCCACGCGGCGCTGGAGGCGGTGAAGCAGCTTGTGCCACAGCTGAGTTGGGCTGAGCCCTGCACCGCGGGGCTGTGGCACGAACAGTCGGACACTGGGTGTTTTTGCGGCGCTGCTTGTTCCCAGTTGGTGCCCAGCCGGCACACACCAGCCCTTACTGGCACTCGAACGCAACTGTCGGTCTCCTCGCCGAGCAGGCAGCGATCGCTTTTAAACCTTCAAACCTGCCTTTAAAGCTCTGCCGGAGGTGGGTGAAGGAGCACACCAGCCCGAGGCTCCCACTCCATCCCTGAGCAGGGGAAGGACGAACCCAGCTATCGTTCCCCCCCCCAACAACTCCAGCCCAAGGCCAGCAAGCCTTGGCTTTTGCAGAGCAAAGGCAGGCTACGAACCAGTAAAAAAGCCCTGTTAACACCACTCCCAGGACCAGTCTTACTGGGGGAATCCCAGCCTGTGGGGAATCCGGTGGCCCTGAGCAGGATCCCCGCTGCTGGAGAGCCAGAGCCAGGCCCCAAGGGCAGGGCTGTAGCCAACAGCCGACACAGCCGACCACAAATCCAATTTTCCTTGCCAAAAATCCAGATTAAATATCAGAGGGTGGGCAAAGGGTGGAGGGAGCCCTGCCCGGGACAGGTCAATGCCTTCGGAGGCTGCCTGGGCTTTCCAGCATCCCCCTTCGGGCTCTTGCTGGCTGATTGTTTTTCAAATTGCTGAAGTTTAATAGTATTATCATGTCAATAGGCCTGGCCAGACTTTGCAGGGCCggctgccggggcggggggggggggggggggggggggggggacggggaacGGGACGGGACACACGAACGACACGACACGACTCAGCCTGGACAAGCCCTTAGCGGGAGCAGGCAGGAAGAtgccccacagcccctgccctggccccTCGCCCCACAAGGCTCCTAATTCCCCATCTGCTGGGAGCTCCCTGGCTCCCGCTCCAGGCTGGGTTTGCCCAGGGATTTAGGCTCCCCACATGCTGCACTCAGGCACCCAGGGGgatttttccaaagctgcttcCACACTTACCTGTAtctgcagcccagggagagcaggagggctCATggcccagccctgggcaggtaTTTGAGCCCAGGGACCATTTCCCGGTTGTCTCAGTTAGGCAGAAGACTCATGCAGCCTTTTTCAAAGGGTGGGAGCAAAAGCAGACTGCTCAGGAGGACAGTCCTGCCCGGGCACAGCGGCTGACATGGGCCCCGGGGAGCTGCCAGGAGGGCTCTGCGGTGTCACCCACCAGGAACAGGCTGGGTGcccgggcagggagcagagcaggcaggatgAATGCACCCTGCCTGGCAACGGCCCTGGTTTGCAGGCAGGAGCGAGCTGAGTGCGAGaggctggctggggcaggggatgcACCATGCACTGGTGCAAACTTCCAGCAGACGGGATTTGCACCCAGGGCTGGCCCCACACCTCGCCTGTGGTTCACCAGCCCATGCTGCGTTTGCATTAACAGAGCAATAGCAATTTGGGGGCACAGTTTCACTCAGGACATTGAAGATTTAGCAGCAactaaagaaatgctttaaggaattctcctttttttgctaTTTGATCCTTTATTGCCCCACGCAATCTGCTTTGCACAGACCAAAAACCTACCATAAAGGAAGTTTTTTTGCAGCCTTTCTCAAGACCCGAATGGATACCCATCTTTTTCCCTGCAAGCagaaaagaggggagggaggggaagctgcagcacagcctgcaaaGGTGGTGGAgcctgggaggggagagctgcCCCACGGCCAGCTCCTGCACCAGGGTGCCATCAAACACCCGCTGCAAACAAGCTCTGCCTGGAGAAAGACGGAGCAGGACCCGGTGACCATTGGGGCTGCTGTGCCCCACGAGCACACAGGTCCCTGGGGGGATGCACACACGCGTGCTGTACTTGGCTTGGCAAGGATGAGCATGGACATCCCCAAGAGGAAGGATGGACATCCCAAAGAGGACATCCCCAAGAGGGGGGGGGGTCTCTCTGCTGGCACCCCTCTGGGCTGGCCGCTGGACAGGGTCATCTTGGCTTCCCGTGGCAGCACCTTCTCCATCGCAGGAGCTGGAAGGGATCAGTCTGTGTTTCTCACCGCATCGTCCACACAGCCCAGAGGGTGCCTGACCCACGGCACGTGGCACCGCTGCTCAGAacagctcttctctctgtgGTTCCCACCAATGAAGGGTATCGCTCCAGGGTGGAGATGATGGATGCGTCCCCTTCGGGACTCAGCGCTGCTCAGCCGCCTGTCCTGAGCATCTGGCAGAGGGTGAAGGTGTGACCCAGCCCCACATCACAGAAGGGCACGGAGCACGTGGTGGGGAAATCCTGCAGGAGCCACATCCTGGACCAGCAGCATGCTTGCGTGTAAACAGGGCGATTTGGTCTCCAGAACTCAAAAGGTCACCCTGGGCTCTGCTGTTGCAGTGGAGAGGcgcagggagggcaggggcagcccagTAAGGCCTCCAAAGACCTCGCTTGGCCCGTTGGTGATGGACACGGCAAAGGTCCCACCTGATGCCTCCTCCATCACCACCCTTGCTTTGAAACACCTTCCACTGTCATGGGATGTGATGTGCTGAGCTTCTGATTTCCCATTTAGTAAGTCAAAAGGCCACCAAATGAAGCACCGGTGGTGCCTCAGGGTGGTCTGAGGTCCCTGGGGCTGTCACCGGCGCCcgccccagcagctcctgttcCCAGGCCTGGCCTTGCAACCagtgcctgcctgctccctgcctgcagacaCCAGCAACCCCTCGGTGCTCTGTTACAGGATTCACCCTTAACATGGCTGGGGGGAAAGAGTTTGTGCAGTGCCTTGTGGGGGTGCCCGTGGGTGGGTGCCCATGGGCGGGTGCCCATGGGCGGGTGTCCCTGGGTGG
The genomic region above belongs to Gymnogyps californianus isolate 813 chromosome 17, ASM1813914v2, whole genome shotgun sequence and contains:
- the MYL9 gene encoding myosin regulatory light polypeptide 9: MSSKRAKAKTTKKRPQRATSNVFAMFDQSQIQEFKEAFNMIDQNRDGFIDKEDLHDMLASLGKNPTDEYLEGMMSEAPGPINFTMFLTMFGEKLNGTDPEDVIRNAFACFDEEASGFIHEDHLRELLTTMGDRFTDEEVDEMYREAPIDKKGNFNYVEFTRILKHGAKDKDD